One segment of Bacteroides caecimuris DNA contains the following:
- a CDS encoding type B 50S ribosomal protein L31, producing MKKGLHPESYRPVVFKDMSNGDMFLSRSTVATKETIEFEGETYPLLKIEISNTSHPFYTGKSTLVDTAGRVDKFMSRYGDRKKK from the coding sequence ATGAAAAAAGGCCTTCATCCAGAATCATACCGTCCGGTAGTATTTAAAGATATGTCAAATGGTGACATGTTTTTGTCTAGATCAACTGTAGCAACTAAAGAAACCATCGAATTCGAAGGTGAAACTTATCCGTTGCTGAAGATTGAAATCTCAAACACTTCTCACCCGTTCTATACAGGTAAATCTACATTGGTAGATACTGCTGGTCGTGTTGATAAGTTCATGAGCCGTTACGGTGACCGTAAGAAGAAATAA